In Primulina huaijiensis isolate GDHJ02 chromosome 6, ASM1229523v2, whole genome shotgun sequence, a single window of DNA contains:
- the LOC140977993 gene encoding palmitoyl-acyl carrier protein thioesterase, chloroplastic-like — MASTSCKVAPFCIHTSINKNDKNTQKHALQCVKINGSKSFSASRMDVLSHEHAIPITSVDPTEENVQVLEQQIRQNIPTKKQLVDPFRQGVIILDGVGYRQTVVVRSYEVGPDKTATIESILNLLQETALNHVWMSGLLGDGFGATHGMMKNNLIWVVSRMQVQVDHYPIWGEVMEIDTWVGASGKNGMRRDWLIRSQATGLVFARATSTWVMMNQQTRRLSKMPDEVRAEISPWFIEKQAIEEDSGPEKIDKLDNNARYMNTDLKPKRSDLDMNHHVNNVKYVRWMLEAIPDEFLENHQLSNIILEYRRECGSEDVVQSLCEPQEYELIKNGNIHQCNHIGANGHALSSHEILQENGHFIPLSILGPYSYTHLLQIKGESKNEEIVRGKTSWKKKLTTIPFP; from the exons ATGGCTTCTACCTCATGTAAGGTGGCACCCTTCTGTATCCACACCTCAATCAACAAAAATGACAAGAACACACAAAAACACGCACTTCAATGTGTGAAAATCAACGGGTCCAAGAGTTTTTCTGCATCGAGAATGGATGTTTTAAGCCATGAACACGCGATTCCAATCACTTCCGTTGATCCTACTGAAGAAAACGTACAAGTTCTTGAGCAACAGATTCGACAGAATATCCCGACCAAGAAGCAACTAGTGGATCCTTTTCGACAGGGAGTCATTATCTTGGACGGGGTCGGATACAGGCAAACCGTCGTCGTAAGATCATATGAGGTCGGCCCGGATAAAACCGCCACCATTGAAAGTATTCTTAACTTACTTCAG GAAACAGCATTGAATCATGTGTGGATGTCAGGCCTTCTCGGAGATGGATTCGGCGCGACTCATGGCATGATGAAAAACAATCTCATTTGGGTTGTTTCAAGAATGCAAGTTCAAGTTGATCATTATCCAATATG GGGTGAGGTAATGGAAATAGACACATGGGTTGGAGCATCAGGGAAGAACGGTATGCGAAGGGACTGGTTAATCCGGAGTCAAGCCACGGGCCTGGTTTTCGCCCGCGCAACCAG TACATGGGTGATGATGAACCAGCAAACGAGACGACTTTCGAAGATGCCGGATGAGGTGAGGGCAGAAATCTCACCATGGTTTATTGAGAAGCAAGCAATAGAAGAAGATAGCGGCCCTGAAAAGATAGACAAATTGGATAACAACGCGCGTTACATGAACACAGACCTAAAG CCAAAGAGAAGTGATTTGGACATGAACCATCATGTGAACAATGTAAAATATGTTAGATGGATGCTTGAG GCAATCCCAGATGAATTCTTGGAGAATCACCAGCTCTCAAACATAATATTAGAATATAGAAGAGAATGTGGGAGTGAAGATGTGGTGCAATCCCTTTGTGAACCTCAAGAGTATGAGCTAATAAAAAATGGAAATATTCACCAATGCAATCACATTGGTGCAAATGGTCATGCTTTGTCATCTCATGAAATCCTTCAAGAAAATGGACACTTCATACCCTTATCAATTCTTGGGCCATATAGCTACACACACTTGCTTCAAATAAAAGGGGAGTCTAAGAATGAAGAAATAGTGAGAGGAAAGACATCATGGAAGAAAAAACTCACAACTATACCCTTTCCTTAA
- the LOC140979771 gene encoding CDP-diacylglycerol--serine O-phosphatidyltransferase 1-like, translating into MEPNGHRRARRRDFVGYQKGDTSTSSSDDELDPWTAWAYKPRTITLLLIGACFLVWASGALNPENSVERDLVTSVKRGLWAMVAVFLAYCLLQAPSTVLIRPHPAIWRLVHGMAVIYLVALTFLLFQKRDDARRFMKYLHPHLGVELPERSYGADCRIYLPENATSRFKNVYDTLFDEFVLAHVLGWWGKAIMIRNQPLLWLLSIGFELMELTFRHMLPNFNECWWDSIILDILICNWFGIWAGMRTVRYFDGKTYEWVGISRQPNIMGKVRRTLGQFTPARWDKDEWHPFLGPLRFIQVLSLCIGFLTVELNTFFLKFCLWIPPRNPLIIYRLVLWWLIAIPAIREYNSYLQDRKPMKKVGAFCWLSLAVCIVELLICIKFGHRQFPNPMPKWLVVFWMSIGVGLVVSLGTWSWKLHRLMRRKRQ; encoded by the exons ATGGAACCTAATGGTCACCGGAGAGCTAGACGGAGAGATTTTGTTGGTTATCAAAAAGGCGATACAAGTACATCGAGCAGTGACGATGAACTTGATCCATGGACGGCTTGGGCATACAAGCCTCGGACCATCACATTGTTACTAATTGGTGCATGCTTTCTTGT GTGGGCTAGTGGAGCACTCAATCCTGAAAACAGTGTGGAAAGAGATCTCGTTACCTCTGTGAAAAG GGGCTTATGGGCAATGGTTGCAGTGTTCCTTGCTTATTGCTTGTTACAAGCTCCTTCGAC GGTACTTATTCGTCCTCATCCTGCAATTTGGCGGCTCGTTCATGGAATGGCTGTCATTTACCTAGTTGCATTGACATTTTTGCTTTTCCAG AAGCGTGACGATGCTCGACGATTTATGAAGTACCTGCACCCCCATCTTGGTGTCG AACTTCCAGAAAGATCTTACGGTGCTGATTGCCGTATTTATTTACCGGAAAATGCTACAAGCAGATTTAAGAATGTTTAT GACACACTGTTTGATGAGTTTGTTCTGGCTCATGTTCTTGGATGGTGGGGGAAAGCTATAATGATCCGTAATCAGCCTCTTTTATGGTTACTTTCAATTGGATTTGAGTTGATGGAG CTTACTTTTCGCCATATGCTGCCAAATTTCAACGAGTGCTGGTGGGACAGCATTATTCTTGACATATTAATCTGCAATTGGTTTg GTATTTGGGCTGGTATGCGTACTGTTCGGTACTTTGATGGTAAAACCTACGAGTGGGTTGGTATAAGCCGCCAGCCAAACATCATGGGCAAA GTCAGAAGAACGTTGGGTCAATTTACACCAGCACGATGGGATAAAGATGAATGGCACCCTTTTCTTGGTCCGCTGCGATTCATTCAAGTTCTTAGCCTATGCATTGGCTTCTTGACTGTGGAACTCAACACATTCTTTCTCAAGTTTTGTCTTTGGATTCCACCACGAAATCCCCTCATTATATACCGCTTGGTTTTGTGGTGGCTTATTGCAATACCAGCAATTCGTGAGTACAATTCATATCTTCAAGACAG GAAACCGATGAAAAAGGTGGGAGCCTTTTGTTGGCTGTCACTTGCAGTCTGCATTGTTGAGCTTCTCATCTGCATCAAGTTTGGACATA GACAATTCCCGAATCCAATGCCCAAGTGGTTAGTCGTATTCTGGATGTCTATCGGAGTTGGACTCGTAGTATCATTAGGCACGTGGTCATGGAAACTGCATCGATTGATGAGGAGAAAGAGACAATAA
- the LOC140979772 gene encoding uncharacterized protein, whose translation MVPKLSLLHASLLSPQVVGCISPPPSPFQFPFNHPFRYSDVLVFLGCVIRRIMTLCIIAAKSLIPTKNLSSFQYICSINIDFCWKLRFIYFSSLSQQSSHCHSQFNYSSFKSDGNNTTVNASDRKVVSSSGVSQNLILKALKENPGAFRDIYWVVPDYFNYLVVDSNLFLTIIHSIRHRPKMVLRIFRWAEGRKGFQHSEFVFCSVLEVLVSNGLMRSAYWVMEKVINMNMHGMTDVLVDGYIENEVSCKILDLLLWLYTKKSDVEKCLSVFDKMLKNGFLPDVKNCNRILRILRDMNFVEKAREVYTLMALFDIKPTIVTYNTMLDLFCKEGKVQQALELLMEMQKKCCFPNDVTYNVLINGLSKIGEFEQAKELITEMFKKGLKVSAYAYNSLLSGYCRMGMLVEAMGLGEEMEIRGSLPTVSTYNAFMHGFCKRGRVGYAMQWVPVMLKKNLVLDIISYNTLIHGYCLLGNIREALFLLSEIRKRNLSPSAVTYNTIMDGLSRLGDLEGARLLKDEMINHGISPDIFTYTILINGSYRTGNLWMANEFYLEMLDKGLEPDHYAYTTLVAGKMKLGDISAAFKLQEEILAKGFPPDVITYNVFVDGVSKFGDLEQACELLLKMMQDGIMPDHITYTSIIHAHLELGYLTKARELFHEMLSKGLFPSVVTYTILIHAHVGKGRLELGHLYFSEMQEKGIWPNVITYNVLINGLCKYRKMDEAYRIFSKMQSNGIMPNKYTYTILMSENCDQGNWQEVVRLYKEMLDRGIQPDSVTHGAFFKHFRRDYKSLAVQYLERIVLGDR comes from the coding sequence ATGGTTCCAAAGCTATCTCTGCTCCACGCTTCGCTTTTGTCGCCGCAGGTGGTAGGCTGCATCTCTCCTCCACCATCTCCATTCCAATTCCCATTCAACCACCCTTTTCGATATTCGGATGTACTCGTCTTCCTTGGATGTGTGATTCGTCGCATAATGACACTATGTATCATCGCGGCAAAATCTCTCATCCCAACCAAAAACCTCAGCTCCTTTCAATATATTTGTTCAATTAACATTGATTTTTGTTGGAAGTTACGCTTTATTTACTTCTCTTCTCTTTCTCAGCAATCCTCGCATTGCCACTCACAATTCAATTACAGCAGTTTCAAGTCTGATGGGAACAACACGACTGTAAATGCAAGTGACAGAAAGGTTGTATCTTCAAGTGGGGTTAGTCAAAATCTGATTTTGaaagcattgaaagaaaatCCAGGGGCTTTTAGAGACATTTATTGGGTTGTTCcagattattttaattatttggttGTGGATTCTAATTTGTTTCTAACTATCATTCATTCGATTCGCCACCGGCCAAAGATGGTGTTGAGGATATTCCGGTGGGCAGAGGGGCGAAAAGGGTTTCAGCATTCGGAGTTTGTGTTCTGCAGTGTTTTGGAAGTGCTAGTGAGTAATGGTTTGATGAGGTCTGCTTATTGGGTGATGGAAAAAGTCATTAACATGAATATGCATGGCATGACTGACGTTTTAGTTGACGGATATATAGAAAATGAGGTTTCTTGTAAGATACTTGATTTGTTATTATGGCTGTATACAAAGAAATCGGATGTTGAGAAGTGTCTAAGTGTTTTTGATAAAATGCTGAAGAATGGTTTTTTACCGGATGTAAAGAATTGCAATAGGATTCTTAGAATACTCagggatatgaattttgttgaaaaagCTAGGGAGGTGTATACATTGATGGCCCTGTTTGATATTAAGCCGACTATTGTTACATACAATACAATGTTAgatttattttgtaaagaagGGAAGGTGCAGCAGGCACTTGAACTTTTGATGGAGATGCAGAAGAAGTGTTGCTTTCCGAATGATGTTACCTATAATGTGTTGATCAATGGGTTGTCAAAGATAGGTGAATTTGAGCAGGCAAAGGAGCTGATCACAGAGATGTTTAAGAAAGGGTTAAAGGTGTCTGCTTATGCATACAACTCTCTCTTAAGCGGGTACTGTCGGATGGGAATGCTTGTTGAAGCAATGGGGCTTGGTGAAGAGATGGAAATAAGAGGATCTTTGCCTACCGTATCAACTTATAATGCTTTCATGCATGGCTTCTGCAAGCGAGGAAGAGTAGGTTATGCTATGCAGTGGGTTCCCGTTATGctgaaaaaaaatttggtacTGGATATAATATCCTACAATACTCTGATACATGGGTACTGTCTTTTGGGAAACATAAGGGAGGCTTTGTTCTTGTTATCAGAAATAAGGAAAAGAAATCTCAGTCCTTCTGCAGTTACATATAATACAATCATGGATGGGCTATCCAGACTGGGGGATTTAGAAGGTGCTAGGCTGCTGAAGGATGAAATGATTAATCATGGAATTTCTCCTGATATTTTCACCTATACAATACTTATAAATGGTTCTTATCGGACAGGAAATCTTTGGATGGCAAACGAATTTTATTTGGAGATGCTTGACAAGGGGTTGGAGCCAGACCATTACGCATACACCACTCTTGTTGCAGGAAAAATGAAGCTTGGTGATATATCTGCAGCATTTAAACTGCAAGAAGAGATTCTAGCGAAAGGATTTCCTCCTGATGTAATCACCTATAATGTGTTTGTGGATGGTGTTTCCAAGTTTGGTGATTTGGAACAAGCTTGTGAATTATTGCTGAAGATGATGCAGGATGGAATTATGCCTGACCACATTACTTATACTAGCATCATCCATGCTCACTTGGAGCTTGGATACCTTACAAAAGCTAGGGAGTTATTTCATGAGATGCTGAGCAAAGGCTTGTTTCCCTCAGTTGTGACATACACCATATTAATCCATGCTCATGTTGGTAAAGGTAGGCTGGAGCTAGGACATTTATATTTCTCAGAAATGCAGGAGAAGGGTATTTGGCCAAATGTGATCACATATAATGTGTTGATAAATGGTCTTTGTAAATATAGAAAAATGGATGAGGCGTACAGAATTTTTTCGAAAATGCAATCTAATGGAATAATGCCAAATAAATACACCTATACTATATTGATGAGTGAGAACTGTGACCAAGGGAACTGGCAGGAGGTCGTGAGGTTGTATAAAGAAATGCTAGATAGAGGAATCCAACCAGATTCTGTCACACATGGTGCATTTTTCAAACATTTTAGACGAGACTATAAATCACTTGCAGTCCAATACCTTGAACGTATAGTTCTAGGTGACAGATAA